The DNA region ttttgaaatcaaaattttttggtaaaacacaATTTACTATTGTTTGTGGACGGTAAGTTGAAACTCTTGaataatatacaaaacataGAATAAACAAACGCATCTTATTGTATAATATGAATATCTCCAAGATCAGCTATGCAATTTCACATCAGGGTTCCTTATAGATTTGAGCCACATATCTGCCATAACTCTAGATGACAAGCTCCACAACATTGCCTCCTctgcttccttctccttcttctttacattactcttcttcttccctttcttcCCCATTCCGTGTTCCACAAGCCACTGCGCCGCCGTGAGCCTCCGCTTCTCAGTTGCATCTGTCTTCACTCCCCCAATGTGCAAACTTCCTACCTTTAACCCTttctcttcatcctcttccGCTTGCACCGCTACCACCACTGTCCCTCCCACCGCCTCATATCTCCTTGTCGGGTCGCGGAGCTGTACTGTCGCCAAAACCGTTAGCGTTTTCTGCTTTCGCTTCTCCTTTTGCCACTCGTCAAGCGGAATGGTCGATTCGAGTGGATTCTTCTGACCTTTGGCAGCAGAAACTTCAAAAGGAGCATCATCCTCCACCATGTCAGCTTGAATCTTTAGTCCTTCAATCACCATTTCCTCTAGTTTCTGTAAAGAGGCGGCTAAAACCTCCTCTGCCGACGTCATTTGATTCTCCTCCACGTTCCAGATTCCGGTCATTATTCTTTCCCTTCTTCCGCTGCTCATCGCATTAGCCATCGTTTTGACAGCTGCAACAGTCCGTGCTGCGCTAGTGTTCGCTCGCTCTTTGTTCCTTCCCTGTATAATCGCTGATGCTATTCCTTCGAAAGCAACTTGCTCCCCTGTTTTCCCTATTAGCTCATCTATCGCCATAAGCGAACATATCTTCGACTCTAGTTCCTCACCCAAACCCGCCATTCTATGAAATAGTTCGAATCCAGTCGCTGATCCGGCTTCTAGTAGTACCTGTAATAAAGATTTCAGATTCTAGGAATcttttgttatggaaatattattaattcaggCCCTTACCACAATCTGTTTCGAGATTTGCATAACGAGCTTAGGCGTGTCTTTCTTCATTACGACCGTGTCGAAAGGGTTCATAGAAACTAAGTAACCACCGTCTCTTGTTTGAACANCCCCCTTTATGCTCTCGTCACTCAAGTATGCAACAATTCtacctttgttttctttcaaattttatattctcCATAGAATAGTTGTCTTCATGCATAATTCATTTATAGATGGGATCCACAATGAAGCGATCAGTGTTTGATGAACAAACTTCAAGAGCATTAGAACAATGGCATANATAATTCTCAGATTCATCGTCTACGGATTCGCCAAACCGCAGTTCGGAGATGTCCATTTTGTGCTGGTAAAATTTGAGCTTCTCGGTTTCTTCATCCTCAAGCAACTGAAGAAACTCCTTTGTCACCGTTTNCCTATGGATCTCCTCTTACTTGACCAAATTTAACGGTCTATAGTTTGGTTACTTAATATTCTATACACATTTTTTAATGGAAACATAGGCTTTAGCTATGtaattatttgtataatataaGTTCCTTATGGTTTAATGTTCTACATGTTTACCATGTccattttgatagttttgtacAAATAGTTTTTAGTAAGGTAGAACAATTATGCATTTGTACTCTTTATAGctttttgaaatcaaaattttttggtaaaacacaATTTACTATTGTTTGTGGACGGTAAGTTGAAACTCttgaataatataaaaaacatagAATAAACAAACGCATCTTATTGTATAATATGAATATCTCCAAGATCAGCTATGCAATTTCACATCAGGGTTCCTTATAGATTTGAGCCACATATCTGCCATAACTCTAGATGACAAGCTCCACAATATTGCCTCCTctgcttccttctccttcttctttacatTACTCTTGTTCTTCCCTTTCNNNNNNNNNNNNNNNNNNNNNNNNNNNNNNNNNNNNNNNNNNNNNNNNNNNNNNNNNNNNNNNNNNNNNNNNNNNNNNNNNNNNNNNNNNNNNNNNNNNNNNNNNNNNNNNNNNNNNNNNNNNNNNNNNNNNNNNNNNNNNNNNNNNNNNNNNNNNNNNNNNNNNNNNNNNNNNNNNNNNNNNNNNNNNNNNNNNNNNNNNNNNNNNNNNNNNNNNNNNNNNNNNNNNNNNNNNNNNNNNNNNNNNNNNNNNNNNNNNNNNNNNNNNNNNNNNNNNNNNNNNNNNNNNNNNNNNNNNNNNNNNNNNNNNNNNNNNNNNNNNNNNNNNNNNNNNNNNNNNNNNNNNNNNNNNNNNNNNNNNNNNNNNNNNNNNNNNNNNNNNNNNNNNNNNNNNNNNNNNNNNNNNNNNNNNNNNNNNNNNNNNNNNNNNNNNNNNNNNNNNNNNNNNNNNNNNNNNNNNNNNNNNNNNNNNNNNNNNNNNNNNNNNNNNNNNNNNNNNNNNNNNNNNNNNNNNNNNNNNNNNNNNNNNNNNNNNNNNNNNNNNNNNNNNNNNNNNNNNNNNNNNNNNNNNNNNNNNNNNNNNNNNNNNNNNNNNNNNNNNNNNNNNNNNNNNNNNNNNNNNNNNNNNNNNNNNNNNNNNNNNNNNNNNNNNNNNNNNNNNNNNNNNNNNNNNNNNNNNNNNNNNNNNNNNNNNNNNNNNNNNNNNNNNNNNNNNNNNNNNNNNNNNNNNNNNNNNNNNNNNNNNNNNNNNNNNNNNNNNNNNNNNNNNNNNNNNNNNNNNNNNNNNNNNNNNNNNNNNNNNNNNNNNNNNNNNNNNNNNNNNNNNNNNNNNNNNNNNNNNNNNNNNNNNNNNNNNNNNNNNNNNNNNNNNNNNNNNNNNNNNNNNNNNNNNNNNNNNNNNNNNNNNNNNNNNNNNNNNNNNNNNNNNNNNNNNNNNNNNNNNNNNNNNNNNNNNNNNNNNNNNNNNNNNNNNNNNNNNAGCCTCCGCTTCTCAGTTGCATCTGTCTTCACTCCCCCAATGTGCAAACTTCCTACCTTTAACCCTttctcttcatcctcttccGCTTGCACCGCTACCACCACTGTCCCTCCCACCGCCTCATATCTCCTTGTCGGGTCGCGGAGCTGTACTGTCGCCAAAACCGTTAGCGTTTTCTGCTTTCGCTTCTCCTTTTGCCACTCGTCAAGCGGAATGGTCGATTCGAGTGGATTCTTCTGACCTTTGGCAGCAGAAACTTCAAAAGGAGCATCATCCTCCACCATGTCAGCTTGAATCTTTAGTCCTTCAATCACCATTTCCTCTAGTTTCTGTAAAGAGGCGGCTAAAACCTCCTCTGCCGACGTCATTTGATTCTCCTCCACGTTCCAGATTCCGGTCATTATTCTTTCCCTTCTTCCGCTGCTCATCGCATTAGCCATCGTTTTAACAGCTGCAACAGTCCGTGCTGCGCTAGTGTTCGCTCGCTCTTTGTTCCTTCCCTGTATAATCGCTGATGCTATTCCTTCGAAAGCAACTTGCTCCCCTGTTTTCCCTATTAGCTCATCTATCGCCATAAGCGAACATATCTTCGACTCTAGTTCCTCACCCAAACCCGCCATTCTATGAAATAGTTCGAATCCAGTCGCTGATCCGGCTTCTAGTAGTACCTGTAATAAAGATTTCAGATTCTAGGAATcttttgttatggaaatattattaattcaggCCCTTACCACAATCTGTTTCGAGATTTGCATAACGAGCTTAGGCGTGTCTTTCTTCATTACGACCGTGTCGAAAGGGTTCATAGAAACTAAGTAACCACCGTCTCTTGTTTGAACAACACAACCAATACCTTTCCCGAGATCTGAGAGATAATTCTCAGATTCATCGTCTACGGATTCGCCAAACCGCAGTTCGGAGATGTCCATTTTGTGCTGGTAAAATTTGAGCTTCTCGGTTTCTTCATCCTCAAGCAACTGAAGAAACTCCTTTGTCACCGTTTGTTCCTCTTCATCTAGCCTTTGTGACTCTGTTTCACCGTCTCCGCCATCACTCTCATCTTTCATCATCGATTCAAGCGCTTTGATCTGTTTCGCAATCGAATCAAGCTCGGTAAGTCTCATTATGTGCCGAGGATCATCGACATTAGCATGTTGTTCCTTCATCTCAACGGATCT from Camelina sativa cultivar DH55 chromosome 3, Cs, whole genome shotgun sequence includes:
- the LOC104777633 gene encoding protein PLASTID MOVEMENT IMPAIRED 1 isoform X3; this encodes MAGEYSGSRSSNTQLLAELEALSENLYQKPQVSVGNRRTNSLALPRSSVPSLVTSADEVTTARIEDLTVSKRRARRLSLSPWRSRPKLEVEEEENVTHNNRSVKKPEESSSGFSAKEEKKGIWNWKPIRGLVRIGMQKLSCLLSVEVVAAQNLPASMNGLRLGVCVRKKETKDSAVQTMPCRVSQGSADFEETLFIKCHVYYSPANGKGAPAKFEARPFLIYLFAVDAKELELGRHIVDLSELIQESVEKMSYKGARVRQWDMSWGLSGKAKGGELVLKLGFQIMEKDGGAGIYGKQGEFGIKPSSKAKNFSGSFARKQSKTSFSVPSPKMTSRSQAWTPPSGVDPGSDVQGMEHLNLDEPEEKPEEKPVQKTEEPEQRAEDEQEEPDFEVVDKGVEFDDDIETEKSYGTIGERSVEMKEQHANVDDPRHIMRLTELDSIAKQIKALESMMKDESDGGDGETESQRLDEEEQTVTKEFLQLLEDEETEKLKFYQHKMDISELRFGESVDDESENYLSDLGKGIGCVVQTRDGGYLVSMNPFDTVVMKKDTPKLVMQISKQIVVLLEAGSATGFELFHRMAGLGEELESKICSLMAIDELIGKTGEQVAFEGIASAIIQGRNKERANTSAARTVAAVKTMANAMSSGRRERIMTGIWNVEENQMTSAEEVLAASLQKLEEMVIEGLKIQADMVEDDAPFEVSAAKGQKNPLESTIPLDEWQKEKRKQKTLTVLATVQLRDPTRRYEAVGGTVVVAVQAEEDEEKGLKVGSLHIGGVKTDATEKRRLTAAQWLVEHGMGKKGKKKSNVKKKEKEAEEAMLWSLSSRVMADMWLKSIRNPDVKLHS
- the LOC104777633 gene encoding protein PLASTID MOVEMENT IMPAIRED 1 isoform X1 gives rise to the protein MAGEYSGSRSSNTQLLAELEALSENLYQKPQVSVGNRRTNSLALPRSSVPSLVTSADEVTTARIEDLTVSKRRARRLSLSPWRSRPKLEVEEEENVTHNNRSVKKPEESSSGFSAKEEKKGIWNWKPIRGLVRIGMQKLSCLLSVEVVAAQNLPASMNGLRLGVCVRKKETKDSAVQTMPCRVSQGSADFEETLFIKCHVYYSPANGKGAPAKFEARPFLIYLFAVDAKELELGRHIVDLSELIQESVEKMSYKGARVRQWDMSWGLSGKAKGGELVLKLGFQIMEKDGGAGIYGKQGEFGIKPSSKAKNFSGSFARKQSKTSFSVPSPKMTSRSQAWTPPSGVDPGSDVQGMEHLNLDEPEEKPEEKPVQKTEEPEQRAEDEQEEPDFEVVDKGVEFDDDIETEKSYGTIGERSVEMKEQHANVDDPRHIMRLTELDSIAKQIKALESMMKDESDGGDGETESQRLDEEEQTVTKEFLQLLEDEETEKLKFYQHKMDISELRFGESVDDESENYLSDLGKGIGCVVQTRDGGYLVSMNPFDTVVMKKDTPKLVMQISKQIVVLLEAGSATGFELFHRMAGLGEELESKICSLMAIDELIGKTGEQVAFEGIASAIIQGRNKERANTSAARTVAAVKTMANAMSSGRRERIMTGIWNVEENQMTSAEEVLAASLQKLEEMVIEGLKIQADMVEDDAPFEVSAAKGQKNPLESTIPLDEWQKEKRKQKTLTVLATVQLRDPTRRYEAVGGTVVVAVQAEEDEEKGLKVGSLHIGGVKTDATEKRRLTAAQWLVEHGMGKKGKKKSNVKKKEKEAEEAMLWSLSSRVMADMWLKSIRNPDVKLHS
- the LOC104777633 gene encoding protein PLASTID MOVEMENT IMPAIRED 1 isoform X2, coding for MAGEYSGSRSSNTQLLAELEALSENLYQKPQVSVGNRRTNSLALPRSSVPSLVTSADEVTTARIEDLTVSKRRARRLSLSPWRSRPKLEVEEEENVTHNNRSVKKPEESSSGFSAKEEKKGIWNWKPIRGLVRIGMQKLSCLLSVEVVAAQNLPASMNGLRLGVCVRKKETKDSAVQTMPCRVSQGSADFEETLFIKCHVYYSPANGKGAPAKFEARPFLIYLFAVDAKELELGRHIVDLSELIQESVEKMSYXGARVRQWDMSWGLSGKAKGGELVLKLGFQIMEKDGGAGIYGKQGEFGIKPSSKAKNFSGSFARKQSKTSFSVPSPKMTSRSQAWTPPSGVDPGSDVQGMEHLNLDEPEEKPEEKPVQKTEEPEQRAEDEQEEPDFEVVDKGVEFDDDIETEKSYGTIGERSVEMKEQHANVDDPRHIMRLTELDSIAKQIKALESMMKDESDGGDGETESQRLDEEEQTVTKEFLQLLEDEETEKLKFYQHKMDISELRFGESVDDESENYLSDLGKGIGCVVQTRDGGYLVSMNPFDTVVMKKDTPKLVMQISKQIVVLLEAGSATGFELFHRMAGLGEELESKICSLMAIDELIGKTGEQVAFEGIASAIIQGRNKERANTSAARTVAAVKTMANAMSSGRRERIMTGIWNVEENQMTSAEEVLAASLQKLEEMVIEGLKIQADMVEDDAPFEVSAAKGQKNPLESTIPLDEWQKEKRKQKTLTVLATVQLRDPTRRYEAVGGTVVVAVQAEEDEEKGLKVGSLHIGGVKTDATEKRRLTAAQWLVEHGMGKKGKKKSNVKKKEKEAEEAMLWSLSSRVMADMWLKSIRNPDVKLHS